One stretch of Pseudomonas azotoformans DNA includes these proteins:
- a CDS encoding LysR family transcriptional regulator — MANALPDLKLLRIFVSVVRHQGFANAQHELNLSTSAISTYMSQLESALGLVLCHRGRGGFSLTSKGELFHQETLRLLGELEGFEQYAAALKGELRGTLKLGVLDSTVSDKALPFAEVIGAYSLEHPAVHLHLSVMSPYELQLGVQDNRLDLAIGAFSNRMSGLVYMPLYREQHWLYCSTRHPLFNERRIPEQVITQQRMVGRGYWSQAELARHGFKHSAATVESMEAQLILVLSGAYIGYLPEHYAQAWADKGDLRVLLPATFGYQAPFSMIMRRGRSREPLIQTFRDLLKAQLNQA; from the coding sequence ATGGCCAACGCCTTGCCCGACCTGAAACTCCTGCGCATCTTCGTCAGCGTCGTGCGCCACCAGGGGTTCGCCAATGCCCAGCACGAACTCAACCTGTCCACCTCGGCCATCAGCACCTATATGAGCCAGCTGGAATCGGCATTGGGCCTGGTGCTGTGTCATCGAGGCCGCGGCGGGTTCAGCCTGACCAGCAAAGGTGAGCTGTTCCATCAGGAGACCTTGCGCCTGCTCGGTGAACTGGAAGGCTTCGAGCAATACGCCGCCGCGTTGAAAGGCGAGTTGCGCGGCACGCTCAAATTGGGCGTACTCGACTCCACTGTCAGCGACAAGGCGTTGCCATTCGCCGAAGTCATCGGCGCCTACAGCCTGGAGCACCCGGCGGTGCACCTGCACTTGTCGGTGATGAGTCCCTACGAGCTGCAACTCGGCGTGCAGGACAACCGCCTGGACCTGGCAATCGGCGCCTTCTCCAACCGCATGAGCGGGCTGGTCTACATGCCGCTGTACCGCGAGCAGCACTGGCTGTATTGCAGCACCCGTCACCCTCTCTTCAACGAGCGGCGTATTCCCGAGCAAGTCATCACCCAGCAACGCATGGTCGGGCGCGGCTATTGGAGCCAGGCCGAACTGGCGCGCCATGGCTTCAAGCACAGTGCGGCAACGGTGGAAAGTATGGAGGCGCAGCTGATCCTGGTGCTGTCCGGCGCCTACATCGGCTACCTGCCCGAGCACTATGCCCAGGCCTGGGCCGACAAGGGCGATTTGCGCGTGTTGCTGCCGGCGACCTTCGGCTACCAGGCACCGTTTTCGATGATCATGCGCCGTGGTCGCAGCCGTGAACCGCTGATCCAGACCTTCCGCGATCTACTCAAAGCCCAGCTCAACCAGGCCTGA
- the speB gene encoding agmatinase, producing the protein MDKIFHQPLGGNEMPRFAGIATMMRLPHLQTAKGLDAAFIGVPLDIGTSLRAGTRFGPREIRAESVMIRPYNMATGAAPFDSLSVADIGDVAINTFNLLDAVRIIEEAYDEILEHDVIPMTLGGDHTITLPILRAIHKKHGKVGLVHIDAHADVNDHMFGEKIAHGTTFRRAVEEGLLDCDRVVQIGLRAQGYTAEDFNWSRKQGFRVVQAEECWHHSLAPLMAEVREKVGGGPVYLSFDIDGIDPAWAPGTGTPEIGGLTTIQAIEIIRGCQGLDLIGCDLVEVSPPYDTTGNTSLLGANLLYEMLCVLPGVAHR; encoded by the coding sequence GTGGACAAGATTTTCCACCAACCACTGGGCGGCAACGAAATGCCGCGCTTTGCCGGCATCGCCACCATGATGCGACTTCCCCACCTGCAAACAGCCAAGGGCCTCGACGCCGCCTTCATCGGCGTGCCCCTGGACATCGGCACCTCGCTACGCGCCGGCACCCGCTTCGGGCCGCGTGAAATCCGCGCCGAATCCGTGATGATCCGCCCCTACAACATGGCCACCGGCGCTGCACCGTTCGACTCGCTGTCGGTGGCAGACATCGGCGACGTGGCGATCAACACCTTCAACCTGCTCGACGCCGTGCGCATCATCGAAGAAGCCTACGACGAGATCCTCGAACACGACGTGATCCCGATGACCCTGGGTGGCGACCACACCATCACCCTGCCGATCCTGCGGGCGATCCACAAGAAACACGGCAAGGTCGGGCTGGTGCATATCGATGCCCACGCCGATGTGAACGACCATATGTTCGGCGAGAAAATCGCCCACGGCACCACCTTCCGCCGCGCTGTGGAAGAAGGCCTGCTGGACTGCGACCGCGTGGTGCAGATCGGCCTGCGCGCCCAAGGCTACACCGCCGAAGACTTCAACTGGAGCCGCAAGCAGGGTTTCCGCGTGGTCCAGGCCGAAGAATGCTGGCACCACTCCCTCGCGCCGCTGATGGCCGAAGTGCGTGAGAAAGTCGGTGGCGGCCCGGTGTACCTGAGCTTTGACATCGACGGTATCGACCCGGCCTGGGCACCGGGCACCGGCACCCCGGAAATCGGCGGGCTGACCACCATCCAGGCAATCGAGATCATCCGTGGCTGCCAGGGCCTCGACCTGATTGGTTGTGACCTGGTAGAAGTTTCGCCACCCTACGACACCACCGGCAACACCTCACTGCTGGGCGCCAACCTGCTGTACGAGATGCTCTGCGTACTGCCGGGCGTGGCGCACCGCTGA
- a CDS encoding DUF6543 domain-containing protein — translation MIEPIATRQQADPLAEFMAQQRALGPLVAGDEWATLQTVDALHEKFAAFMAGLDDDGQREYVRLQRALIEAQAEVERTIRQFVTQFEHQSLERLRTGLKDLTGQVVDPKTQHITTTYSYGPRRHRRDLADHANEPKVVRLSLWDAACMNYDGLTGWDYPGHDGVATSSRLSIDLSPEDFIALVRELDLGGQLRTLLDDNLHKGKPLGQAIVNLGRLELEFALIAALKDSNITRIDREKYRHIKQALEQDEGWGHCEEMQLFIPDGMDNIGWVPQFIGNTGQILSKPPGDSLNIPHLVFSVNGCKGAFSYFPRRPGGGDLRHFDSQREACQEFYVAFSAFYRKGWVAWLYVVMSQPDSERLTRLRRGATRETGLSPFAEALQDLFLEVFEPRLEDRTGYTRKVVTKAPPVSLGDLHLARIRANLKGLANETPGFLPTLAGIARTVIGEVLELLLMPVPGPLKGLARVRAVALFAALGEGLLNGISSVLEGHAGELVLAFSDLADLLINGRLHSRLAFSVRRRHQALYQRLSQMPAASIKDSAGLSSPQLLERMLLPSQAPAHELQAVLETSGTSREQLERVWAGERPSASLVEAAHRFNADRLIDWAANSVDSNRPVPMGAFEVMGPLLTQLPAWPVDTALRIVSAQGQELRRYSRDATRPTTIVITVTALDNHQFGYSAPQRITAHLSHAVVQLLPSIFSAGEQAVRLQLAAQAQASRFDLFEALTRFADTHRLAANRASAFVRKWLPDSLGHDYPVPDVIEVLRALHPDVSLPRLLEVLEQHPLSLEQQTRLIEVRQQPEQLYDALKVAAQMARAEALIDRIYHRRSFDQQTQAWVQAFARSALRAIGKHLIVRPPTYVPLDRDKHAVLILDHGDGEFSPYDPGSQGAGVQQGGADGFFRVLLSQLSDHDRARFGADMPAAITGFRHQVAQAMLRNRAPQGTFYPVLRDIAQYASDVDTRRIAPEPDALGLFSLESDRYLFIDSQYFKVTQADRTRAWRIRHPALDDAYAPLLSHNGAGAWRHEWENPLTWDGHKPFYRLGPRFRTLTPDAIDQVQQISGVTPDILRKVHVRSEPPPVLLVETFERLNIFERVKQGLETGSEFIVQVLDEITPDSADALVGLPGAAREDQVTALEAKVNMDKLQMHAQFFDVLRLKNQQSDDPLVQLILRQFPGLTVGIAQDWVQHAAPSELTRLRGGRVPASLLQEARWWTRWLRVCRALEGVHLSPLANDDSSRLMLHEMARREGWPAHLRVEVWDAHRMIDSVGPADGALRRVLKPTVGQYQAYSPRPGDGLQAVGARAPFLEALLSALPPAERQTLGYTHMGGVAELRAEMGSRLSRDWPGMQAILKMQRVPETGVSKRLEDGRVGYPLSGGTELGPVDRQQVARMRELFPAMTDREVFEMLENISDSVAQREEAIDFKFRERGRMNRLLDHWCRQGEAADTLRRNEVAERIRRCWRKEVSTRGVDFELNLDDLEVSDLPPLGALMAHVQLMSLRNNHLTSLPTHFLRCFPNVRWLCASGNRLERLPSGLNYLPYLVQLDLADNRLKFNLGDVIALSEWTQLTSLDLSDNPLRLGKRLNLYPLKHLRVLKMRNTQLENLPQGAVTLRNLRVFDLRDNRISILTSSDLFIFPHVSRAMNLRGNPLSDGTLQMMRRMREQPDRSDIHFGLGPQHLSQADRWLAVLPLQEVTAHHERWRFMQSQPRFENFFSLLACVSNDPNFTSIGYRAFREDLTARVWSLIERAELNRSLADVMAEQLYERGYGRDGWVLALNRLELRFQATELYFSADNERGVSLIHCLRTLKRLDTITEIVVKVLPSQSPRAAGNRMLAFAILLARELELQLPLKERLDRELTVSPAEVAAMHQRVMMEEAQALWPSPLLDEEETLWRAFLKQKYQGRFNEKIDYHGYESRMNDAMDRQERGALSEGEYLREVNGLAAARNQEEETLFVQLTEEEWSAFLATYSIG, via the coding sequence ATGATTGAGCCGATAGCGACACGACAGCAGGCAGACCCATTGGCTGAGTTCATGGCGCAGCAGCGAGCGCTGGGGCCTTTGGTCGCAGGCGACGAGTGGGCGACCCTGCAAACCGTGGACGCCCTGCATGAAAAGTTCGCCGCGTTCATGGCCGGGTTGGATGACGATGGCCAGCGCGAATATGTTCGCCTGCAACGGGCCTTGATCGAGGCCCAGGCGGAGGTTGAGCGTACTATTCGTCAATTCGTCACACAGTTTGAACACCAGAGCCTGGAGCGTTTGCGAACGGGGCTCAAAGACCTCACCGGTCAAGTCGTTGATCCCAAAACCCAGCACATCACCACCACCTATTCGTATGGCCCTCGCCGCCATCGGCGCGACCTGGCAGACCACGCCAATGAGCCCAAGGTCGTCCGGCTTTCGCTGTGGGACGCCGCCTGCATGAACTATGACGGGCTGACCGGATGGGATTACCCCGGCCATGACGGCGTGGCAACGTCCAGCAGGCTCAGTATCGACCTCAGCCCCGAGGACTTCATCGCGTTGGTGCGCGAACTCGATCTCGGCGGCCAACTCAGAACCCTGCTTGACGATAACCTGCACAAGGGTAAGCCGTTGGGCCAGGCGATTGTGAACCTGGGGCGCCTTGAGCTTGAGTTCGCCCTGATTGCAGCCCTGAAAGACTCGAACATCACTCGAATCGACCGGGAAAAATACCGGCATATCAAGCAAGCACTGGAGCAGGACGAGGGGTGGGGGCACTGCGAGGAAATGCAGCTGTTCATCCCCGACGGCATGGACAACATCGGTTGGGTGCCTCAATTCATCGGCAACACCGGGCAAATACTCAGCAAGCCGCCGGGGGACAGCCTGAACATCCCCCACCTGGTGTTTTCCGTTAACGGTTGCAAAGGCGCGTTCAGTTACTTTCCCCGTCGGCCGGGCGGGGGCGACCTGCGTCATTTCGACAGCCAACGGGAAGCCTGCCAGGAGTTTTATGTGGCCTTCAGTGCTTTCTACCGAAAGGGCTGGGTGGCGTGGTTATACGTGGTCATGTCACAGCCCGACAGCGAGCGCTTGACCAGACTCAGACGAGGCGCCACCCGCGAAACCGGGCTCAGTCCTTTTGCCGAGGCACTACAGGATCTGTTTCTTGAGGTGTTCGAGCCTCGCCTGGAGGACCGGACCGGCTATACCCGTAAAGTCGTGACCAAAGCACCGCCCGTCAGCTTGGGCGATCTCCACCTGGCGCGCATTCGCGCCAACCTCAAGGGCCTGGCCAACGAGACACCGGGATTTCTGCCGACCCTTGCCGGTATCGCTCGCACCGTGATCGGCGAGGTGCTGGAGCTATTGCTGATGCCGGTACCCGGGCCGCTCAAGGGTTTGGCGCGTGTACGGGCAGTCGCGTTGTTCGCGGCGCTCGGTGAGGGGTTGCTCAACGGAATTTCCAGTGTGCTCGAGGGGCATGCTGGGGAACTGGTCCTGGCTTTTTCCGACCTGGCCGACCTGCTGATCAACGGGCGGCTGCATAGCCGCCTGGCGTTCAGTGTACGGCGGCGCCATCAAGCCTTGTATCAACGCCTTTCGCAAATGCCCGCCGCCAGCATCAAGGACAGTGCGGGGTTGAGTAGCCCCCAGTTGCTTGAGCGCATGTTGCTGCCCTCCCAGGCGCCTGCGCATGAGCTGCAGGCCGTTCTGGAAACCAGCGGTACCTCACGGGAACAATTGGAGCGTGTCTGGGCAGGCGAACGTCCATCAGCCTCGTTGGTGGAGGCGGCGCATCGGTTCAACGCCGACCGGCTGATTGACTGGGCCGCCAACTCGGTCGATTCCAACCGGCCAGTGCCTATGGGGGCGTTCGAAGTCATGGGCCCGTTGCTGACCCAGCTGCCGGCGTGGCCGGTGGATACGGCGTTGAGGATCGTGAGTGCACAGGGCCAAGAGTTACGGCGCTACAGCAGGGATGCGACCCGCCCGACGACGATCGTGATCACGGTTACCGCCCTGGATAACCACCAGTTTGGCTACTCTGCACCGCAGCGCATCACCGCGCACCTGTCCCACGCGGTGGTACAACTTTTACCCTCGATTTTTTCCGCCGGCGAACAGGCGGTCCGTTTGCAACTGGCGGCCCAGGCTCAGGCGTCGCGGTTCGATCTGTTCGAAGCCTTGACCCGCTTTGCCGACACCCATCGCTTGGCCGCTAACCGCGCGTCGGCCTTCGTGCGCAAGTGGCTGCCCGACAGCCTTGGGCATGACTATCCGGTGCCCGATGTGATCGAGGTGCTGCGCGCATTGCACCCCGACGTCAGCCTGCCCAGGTTGCTGGAGGTGCTGGAACAGCATCCGCTGTCGCTTGAACAGCAAACCCGTTTGATCGAGGTGCGGCAGCAACCCGAGCAGCTCTACGACGCGCTCAAGGTTGCCGCGCAGATGGCGCGTGCCGAGGCGCTCATTGACCGGATCTACCACCGCCGCAGCTTTGACCAGCAGACCCAGGCGTGGGTCCAGGCGTTCGCCCGCAGTGCGTTGAGGGCTATCGGCAAGCACCTGATTGTTCGCCCTCCAACCTACGTTCCCCTGGATCGTGACAAGCATGCCGTGTTGATCCTCGACCATGGTGATGGGGAGTTTTCGCCCTATGATCCGGGCAGCCAGGGCGCCGGCGTGCAGCAGGGCGGCGCGGATGGGTTTTTCCGGGTGCTGCTGAGCCAACTCTCCGATCACGATCGCGCCCGGTTTGGTGCCGATATGCCCGCGGCCATCACTGGGTTTCGTCATCAAGTGGCCCAGGCAATGCTGCGCAATCGTGCACCGCAAGGCACGTTTTACCCGGTACTGCGCGACATCGCGCAGTACGCGAGTGACGTCGACACCAGGCGCATTGCACCCGAGCCCGATGCCTTGGGGTTGTTCTCTCTGGAATCGGACCGCTATTTGTTCATCGATAGCCAATATTTCAAAGTGACCCAGGCGGATCGAACCCGAGCCTGGCGCATCCGCCATCCGGCCCTGGACGATGCGTATGCGCCGCTGCTGAGCCACAACGGCGCGGGCGCGTGGCGGCATGAATGGGAGAACCCGCTGACCTGGGACGGGCATAAACCCTTTTACCGCCTGGGCCCCAGGTTTCGCACATTGACCCCCGATGCCATCGACCAGGTTCAGCAGATCAGCGGGGTGACGCCGGACATACTGCGCAAGGTGCATGTGCGCAGCGAACCGCCGCCGGTGCTTTTGGTGGAGACGTTCGAGCGCTTGAATATCTTTGAACGGGTCAAGCAAGGGCTGGAGACGGGCTCGGAATTTATCGTCCAGGTGCTCGATGAAATAACCCCCGACAGCGCGGATGCGTTGGTAGGGCTGCCTGGCGCTGCACGTGAAGATCAGGTCACGGCGCTGGAGGCCAAGGTGAATATGGACAAACTGCAGATGCATGCTCAGTTTTTTGATGTGCTGCGTCTGAAGAATCAACAGTCCGACGACCCCCTGGTTCAGTTGATTCTGCGTCAGTTCCCTGGGTTGACGGTGGGGATTGCACAGGACTGGGTACAGCATGCCGCGCCGTCGGAGCTTACGCGCTTGAGGGGGGGGCGGGTACCTGCCTCCCTGCTGCAAGAAGCGCGCTGGTGGACCCGCTGGTTGCGCGTCTGCCGCGCCTTGGAAGGCGTGCACCTTTCCCCACTGGCGAATGATGACAGCTCACGGTTGATGCTGCATGAGATGGCTCGCCGTGAGGGATGGCCAGCCCATTTGCGAGTCGAAGTCTGGGACGCCCATCGGATGATCGACAGCGTTGGTCCTGCTGATGGGGCTCTACGGCGAGTGTTGAAGCCGACCGTGGGCCAATACCAAGCGTACTCCCCGCGGCCTGGTGACGGCTTGCAGGCTGTGGGCGCTCGGGCGCCGTTTCTGGAAGCCTTGCTCAGTGCATTACCGCCTGCCGAGCGACAGACGTTGGGCTACACCCATATGGGCGGGGTGGCTGAGTTGAGGGCGGAGATGGGCAGCCGGCTTAGTCGCGACTGGCCGGGCATGCAGGCCATTCTCAAGATGCAGCGTGTACCAGAAACGGGCGTGTCAAAGCGCCTGGAAGACGGGCGTGTGGGGTATCCGTTGAGTGGTGGTACCGAGTTGGGGCCGGTGGACCGCCAACAAGTGGCCCGCATGCGCGAGTTGTTTCCTGCCATGACGGACCGGGAAGTCTTCGAGATGTTGGAGAATATCAGTGACTCCGTGGCCCAGCGTGAGGAGGCTATCGACTTCAAGTTCAGGGAGCGGGGGCGTATGAATCGGCTGCTGGATCACTGGTGTCGTCAGGGAGAGGCAGCGGACACTCTCCGGCGAAATGAAGTCGCTGAGCGGATTCGGCGCTGCTGGCGTAAAGAAGTCTCCACACGAGGCGTGGACTTCGAACTCAATCTGGATGATTTGGAGGTCAGTGACCTGCCGCCATTAGGGGCTCTTATGGCACATGTCCAATTGATGAGTTTAAGGAATAATCACCTGACAAGTTTGCCCACTCACTTCCTCAGGTGCTTCCCGAACGTGCGCTGGCTGTGTGCCAGTGGCAATCGTCTGGAGCGCCTCCCCTCGGGTTTGAATTACTTACCCTATCTGGTACAGCTGGATCTTGCTGACAATCGGCTCAAGTTCAACTTGGGGGACGTGATCGCCCTATCCGAATGGACTCAACTGACAAGCCTCGATTTGTCCGACAACCCGCTTAGGTTGGGCAAGCGGCTCAATCTTTATCCGCTGAAGCATTTGCGTGTATTGAAAATGCGGAATACGCAACTCGAGAACCTTCCACAGGGTGCCGTCACCTTGCGTAACCTGAGAGTGTTCGACCTTCGCGATAACCGTATATCCATACTTACCAGCAGTGATCTGTTTATTTTCCCCCATGTCAGTCGTGCGATGAATCTGCGCGGAAATCCACTGTCGGACGGAACGCTGCAAATGATGCGCCGCATGCGCGAGCAGCCTGATCGATCAGATATCCACTTTGGACTCGGCCCACAACACCTATCGCAGGCGGACCGTTGGCTGGCGGTGCTGCCATTGCAAGAGGTAACTGCGCATCACGAACGTTGGCGCTTCATGCAATCACAACCGAGATTCGAGAATTTTTTCTCATTGTTGGCATGTGTGAGTAATGACCCCAATTTTACGTCGATCGGCTATCGGGCTTTTAGAGAAGACCTGACTGCGCGAGTCTGGTCATTGATCGAACGTGCGGAGTTAAACCGTTCGCTGGCTGATGTTATGGCCGAGCAACTGTACGAAAGGGGCTACGGTAGAGATGGATGGGTGTTGGCGCTGAACCGCTTGGAGCTCAGGTTTCAAGCCACCGAGCTGTATTTTAGTGCAGACAATGAACGGGGTGTGTCTCTCATCCACTGTCTTCGTACCTTGAAGCGGCTGGACACTATCACGGAGATAGTGGTGAAGGTATTACCGTCCCAATCTCCCAGAGCGGCAGGCAACCGTATGTTGGCTTTCGCAATTTTGTTGGCTCGGGAATTGGAATTGCAACTTCCGTTGAAGGAACGCCTGGACAGAGAGTTGACCGTCAGCCCTGCGGAGGTCGCTGCTATGCATCAAAGAGTGATGATGGAGGAGGCGCAGGCTTTGTGGCCGTCGCCCTTGCTGGACGAGGAAGAGACGCTCTGGAGAGCCTTTCTGAAACAGAAGTATCAAGGGCGCTTTAACGAGAAGATTGACTATCACGGTTATGAAAGTCGGATGAATGATGCAATGGATAGGCAGGAACGCGGGGCGCTCAGCGAAGGTGAGTATCTACGGGAGGTGAACGGGCTAGCGGCGGCAAGGAATCAGGAAGAAGAAACGCTGTTTGTCCAGTTGACCGAGGAAGAATGGAGCGCATTCCTGGCTACTTATTCTATTGGGTAA
- a CDS encoding tRNA-uridine aminocarboxypropyltransferase, which yields MSRPQCSRCLRPVTHCLCALIPSLDSRTRVLLLQHPSEVNHALNTARLAALGLNNAQLVVGEVFEDLPTLLNPPGYQARLLFPSDDAQPLQSYVPGEQLLLLVVPDGTWRKARKLLHLNPMLAALPRVTLAGDAVSRYRLRKAPGPGALSTIEAIAQALQVLEAPTSFEPLLRPFDALIEGQIAAMGAAVFEKNHG from the coding sequence ATGTCCAGACCCCAATGTTCCCGCTGCCTACGGCCCGTCACCCATTGCCTGTGCGCGCTGATCCCCAGCCTCGACAGCCGCACCCGCGTGCTGCTGTTGCAGCACCCGAGTGAGGTCAACCATGCGCTGAACACCGCGAGGCTGGCAGCGCTGGGCTTGAACAACGCGCAGTTGGTGGTGGGGGAGGTGTTCGAGGATCTGCCGACGTTGTTGAACCCACCCGGTTATCAGGCGCGACTGTTGTTTCCGTCGGACGATGCACAACCCCTCCAAAGCTATGTGCCAGGCGAACAGCTGCTGTTGCTGGTGGTCCCTGACGGCACCTGGCGCAAGGCGCGCAAATTGTTGCACCTCAACCCGATGCTGGCAGCGTTGCCCCGGGTGACGTTGGCGGGCGACGCCGTATCACGCTATCGGCTGCGCAAGGCTCCCGGACCGGGGGCATTGTCCACTATCGAGGCGATTGCACAGGCCCTGCAAGTGTTGGAAGCCCCCACCTCCTTCGAGCCATTGCTGCGTCCGTTCGATGCACTGATCGAAGGGCAGATTGCAGCGATGGGCGCAGCGGTCTTCGAGAAGAACCATGGCTGA
- a CDS encoding purine-cytosine permease family protein translates to MNNKNNDKSIRKIETNGVEQIPDHERTAGPKDLFRLIFGGANTFATAVLGSFPVLFGLSFQAGVWAIVLGVLVGALILAPMGLFGPINGTNNAVSSGAHFGVHGRIVGSFLSLLTAIAFFSLSVWSSGDALVGGAKRLIGLPETDLTLGLAYGVFAILVLTVCIYGFRFMLWVNRIAVWAASLLFLLGIFAFAPAFDSHFAGTVALGQTGFWAAFIGAALVAMSNPISFGAFLGDWSRYIPRETPKMRIMLAVILAQIATLIPFLFGLATATIVAIKAPDYIAANNYVGGLLAVAPTWFFLPVCLIAVIGGMSTGTTSLYGTGLDMSSVFPRLLSRVKATLLIGVMSIAFIFIGRFAANLVQSVSTFAVLIITCTTPWMVMMIIGLIVRRGFYCPDDLQVFTRGETGGRYWFSHGWNWRGLGAWIPSALVGLCFVNLPGQFVGPLGNLADGIDISLPVTLGLASVVYLTLLRMFPEPAAVYGPADPRSKRTDARVKPALQPAA, encoded by the coding sequence ATGAATAATAAAAACAACGATAAAAGTATTCGAAAGATAGAAACCAACGGGGTCGAGCAGATCCCGGACCACGAACGTACCGCCGGGCCCAAGGATCTGTTCCGACTGATCTTCGGCGGTGCCAATACCTTTGCCACCGCCGTGCTGGGCTCCTTCCCCGTGCTGTTCGGCCTGTCATTCCAGGCCGGCGTCTGGGCGATTGTGCTGGGTGTGCTGGTGGGCGCGCTGATCCTGGCGCCCATGGGCCTGTTCGGGCCGATCAATGGCACCAACAACGCCGTGTCTTCCGGTGCGCACTTTGGTGTGCACGGGCGGATCGTCGGCTCGTTTCTGTCGCTGCTGACCGCGATTGCCTTCTTCTCACTGTCGGTGTGGAGTTCGGGTGATGCGCTGGTGGGCGGTGCGAAACGCCTGATCGGCCTGCCGGAAACCGACCTGACCCTGGGCCTGGCCTACGGGGTGTTCGCCATTCTGGTGCTGACCGTGTGCATCTACGGTTTTCGCTTCATGCTGTGGGTCAACCGCATTGCGGTGTGGGCGGCGAGCCTGTTGTTCCTGTTGGGCATCTTCGCCTTCGCGCCCGCCTTCGACAGCCATTTCGCCGGCACCGTCGCGCTGGGCCAGACCGGTTTCTGGGCCGCCTTCATCGGCGCTGCACTGGTGGCCATGAGCAACCCGATTTCCTTCGGGGCGTTCCTCGGCGACTGGTCGCGCTATATCCCGCGTGAGACGCCGAAAATGCGCATCATGCTGGCGGTGATTCTGGCGCAAATCGCGACGCTGATCCCGTTCCTGTTCGGCCTGGCCACCGCGACCATCGTAGCGATCAAGGCACCGGACTACATCGCGGCGAATAACTACGTCGGCGGTTTGCTGGCGGTGGCACCGACCTGGTTCTTCCTGCCGGTGTGCCTGATCGCGGTGATCGGCGGCATGTCCACCGGCACCACCTCGCTGTATGGCACCGGGTTGGACATGTCCAGCGTGTTCCCGCGCCTGTTGTCGCGGGTCAAGGCCACCTTGCTGATTGGGGTAATGTCGATTGCCTTCATCTTTATCGGACGTTTCGCCGCCAACCTGGTGCAGAGCGTGTCGACCTTCGCCGTGCTGATCATCACCTGCACCACGCCGTGGATGGTGATGATGATCATCGGCCTGATCGTGCGTCGCGGCTTCTACTGCCCGGATGACCTGCAGGTATTCACCCGTGGAGAAACCGGCGGTCGCTACTGGTTCAGCCATGGTTGGAACTGGCGCGGGCTGGGCGCGTGGATTCCGAGTGCGCTGGTGGGCCTGTGCTTCGTCAACCTGCCGGGGCAGTTTGTCGGGCCACTGGGCAACCTGGCCGACGGCATCGATATCAGCCTGCCGGTGACGCTGGGGCTGGCGTCGGTGGTGTACCTGACTTTGCTACGCATGTTCCCGGAACCGGCGGCCGTCTACGGGCCCGCCGACCCTCGCAGCAAGCGCACGGATGCGCGCGTTAAACCGGCGCTGCAACCAGCCGCCTGA
- a CDS encoding YybH family protein, with protein MSTREVLQAAAELVAAFARNDRAAYFGAFTADASFVFHTLPQPLLSRDAYQALWDSWRRDEGFEVLSCSSSNAVVSLQGDVAIFMHDVATELRMNGEQFFSQERETIVFTRQGSRTEQEEGLWLACHEHLSAMPEGLPPP; from the coding sequence ATGAGCACCCGCGAAGTGCTGCAAGCCGCCGCCGAACTGGTGGCGGCCTTCGCCCGCAATGACCGCGCCGCCTACTTCGGCGCGTTCACGGCGGATGCCAGCTTTGTGTTCCACACCCTCCCCCAGCCGCTGCTCAGCCGCGATGCCTACCAGGCGTTGTGGGACAGCTGGCGCCGGGATGAGGGGTTCGAGGTGCTGTCCTGCTCCTCGAGCAACGCCGTGGTCAGCCTGCAAGGCGACGTGGCGATTTTTATGCATGACGTGGCCACCGAGCTGCGCATGAACGGGGAGCAATTCTTTAGCCAGGAACGCGAGACCATTGTCTTCACACGGCAAGGATCTCGCACAGAACAAGAAGAAGGCCTGTGGCTGGCCTGTCACGAACATTTGTCCGCTATGCCGGAAGGGCTGCCGCCCCCTTAG